The Spirochaetaceae bacterium genomic sequence GATGCCGATCGGGATCGCCACCGCGTACGCGAACAGCAGGGTGATGCCGGAGAGCAGCACGGTGAGCGGCAGCCGCTCCAGCAGCAGCACGGACACCGGCCGGCCATACACGAACGACGGCCCGAGGTTGCCGCGCAGCAGGTTGCCCGCCCAGCGCAGGTATTGCCGGTACGCCGGCAGGTGCAACCCGTACTGCTCCTGCATGGCGGTGATCTCCTCACCGCCGAAGCTGGCATCGGCGCCGCCCGCCTCCATGCGCGCCAGCATCACCGTCAGCATGTCGCCCGGCGGAAGCTGGATCACGATGAACACCACCACCGACAGGGCGATGAGCAGGACGACCATGTAGGCGAGGCGCCTGAGGATGTAGCTAGTCATGGGCCGGTCGGCGGACGCGCGCCGCGGCCGACGCGCCTGCGCGATGGTGGCAACGACCGCGCCGCTCTGTCAAACCGCCCAAACCGCACCGCCGCGCATGCCCAACGCCACGGCCGTTGATGGTTCTGGTGGCGCGGGTGACACGGTGGGCGAACGCGCTGCCGCGCCGGTACTATCGGGGCGGGGGGTACCGGTGAATTCCGATGCACAGAAGAACGGCGGGCCGCGTCCGGCGACCAGCGCCATCCACGCGGGCGAGCCGGCGGCCGGGCCGGGGCAGCCGGTGGTGGCTCCGGTGGTGCGCAGCTCCACCTTCTACACGCCGCGGCCCGGCGAGGGTGGCGTGTCGCGCTACAGCCGTTACGGCAACAATCCCAACCAGGAGTCGGTGGCTGCCAAGATCGCCGCCCTGGAGGGCACCGAGGCGGCGTTTGTGCTGGCCAGCGGCATGGCGGCGACCGCGATGACCCTGCTGTCGGCGGTCGAGCAGGGCGACCACATCGTCGCCAGCCGCCACCTGTACGGCGATACCAGCGTCCTGCTGACCGACGAACTGCCGCGGCGCGGCATCGCCACCACCTTCGTGGAGCCGTCCGACCCGGCGGCCTGGAGCGCCGCACTGCGGCCGCGCACCAGGGTGGTGCTGATCGAGCTGCCTACCAACCCCACCCTCAAGGTGTTCGACATCGAGCCGGCGCGGCGCGCGGCGGACGAGGCCGGCGCCATACTGGCCGCCGACGTGACCTTCGCGACGCCGGTCAACCTGCGTAGCTCCGAGCACGGCGTGGACGCGGTGATCCACTCGGCCACCAAGTACCTGGGCGGCCACTCCGACCTGATCGCCGGCGCGGTGGCCGGCAGCCGCGAGCTGATCGCCGGGGTGACCCGGATGATGAAGCTGTACGGCGCCTCGATCGACCCGGAGACCGCCTGGCTGCTGGAACGCGGCATCCGTACCCTGCCGGTGCGCATGGAGCGCCACAACCGCTCCGCGCAGGCGATGGCCGAGTGGTTCACCGGCGTACCGGGCGTCCGGCAGGTGGTCTACCCCGGCCTCGCGAGCCATCCCGACCACGCCTGCGCCGCCCGCCTCCTGGACGGCTACGGCGGCATGCTGGCGATTGTCCTGGACGGCGGCGGCCCGGCGGCCGACCGCTTCTGCGCCGCCCTGAAGCTGGCCGCGGTGGCCCCCTCGCTCGGCGGCGTGGAGACCCTGGTCTCACAGCCGCGCCGCACCTCGCACGTCGGCCTGAGCTCCGCCGAGCGCGCCGCCCTCGGCATCGACGACGGCATGATCCGCATCTCGGTCGGCCTCGAGGACCTGGCCGACCTCAAAACCGAATTCGCCGCCGCGGCAGCCGCCGCCCGCGCCGCCGGTTGACCGTCTGGCCGTTGCGGACCAGCTTCGCAGACCTGTCCCGCCCAGCGCTTCCGGTCACGCTGCTTGCGCCTGTCTCCTGATGAAGCGGCCCAGCAACGGTACTGCGAATGAGTATCGGCCGTGGCGGTTCTTGTATACCAAGCCCTGGGCTGCCAGCGTGACGAGCATCTGATTGACGTGGCTGCTGCTGAACGGTTTGTCCAGGACGCGCTTGGAGGCCTCGACCACTTCCTGGACGGTGAATTCCTCGTCGCAGTTGTCGAGTTGTGCGATTGCCGAGAGCAGCTCCCGTTGCCGGTCGGTAGCGCGCGCCCAGCGTCCGGCGAAGAAGTCGGTGTCGAGCTTCTGTTCGATCTCCACGACGGGTACCGAGGCTTGCTCTCCCCTGTCGAGCCGCTGAATGAAGGCGTCATACACCTCACGGCAGATGAACTGGATGAAGTAGGGGTAGCCACCGGACATGCCAACGATCGTGGCGACTGCGTCATCGTCGAGCCGTAACGGGCACTCGGAATCCGCTATAGGCCGGCGAATTGCTTCTTCACTCTCAGTCTTGTCCAGGCTCTGCAGGAACAGGACTCGAAACATTCGCTCGGAGAAGGTTCTGGCCTCGACCAGCTTCGGGAACAGCGTCGGAAGGCCGGTGAGAACCAGCATCAGTGGGAGACCCTTTCTCTGCAGAGACTGAAAGCAGTCGAGGAGCAGCGACAGCGGGTACTGCTCCTTGGCGGACTGGTCCGACAGGTTCTGCGCCTCGTCATAGGCGAAGATGAGGCCCTTTATCTCGGACACTGCCGACAAGACACTCCAGGCAACCTCCAGAACCCTCTTGATCTTGTCCAGCGCCAGGCCCGGGGTGCGGTGGTACAAGCCCATGAGGGCTTCGTAGCCGAGAGTGTGCTGTACTTCCCGGGTACCGGCTTCGAATCCCACGTTGCGCACCTCTTCGGTTGCCATCACTACGCCGGACGTGATGGGCGACAGGTCCGTGCACAGCCGGATGGCCATGTTGTCCTCGCTGACGCTGGTGGACTCCGAGAGGTCGGTGCCCACCCATATCCATCCGTGCTCGATTGCCAGCGGCCTGAACCGGTCGAGGAGGACCGTCTTGCCTACGCCACGAAGTCCTGTCAGAACCATGTTTTCCAGGATGGTGGTCTGCCCGAGCAGGCGTTGGAACTCCGCGCGCTCCGCTTGGCGCCCCGCCAGGTACGGGGGCGGATGACCCGCGCCAGGGCGAAACGGGTTGGTGAACTTGGCCATGCCGATATTTATCCCTCCGAATGACGAGAGATAAATTAATAGATAAAGATAAAATTAGTCAAGAGCGTAATCGACGGTAGACACCGTCACCGCATGGCATCCGGACGTGAGGCAGGCACGGAAGGGCGGGTGGCGATGGCGTCGTGGACCAAGCGCTCCACCATGGCGCGTTCGTCGCCGATCAGGGGCAGGCGCGGGGGGCGGACGCGTTCGCTGCCGAGGCCCGTGAGTTGCATGGTGAGCTTGATGTACTGCACCAGCTTGGGCTTGGTGTCGAGGTGCAGCAGGGGCATGAACCACGAGCCGATGCTGCGCGCTTCCTCCCAGCGTCCCGCGGCTGCCAGCTCGAACAAGGCGACACCCTCTTCAGGGAAGGCGTTGACCAAGCCGGCGACCCAGCCGATGGCGCCGAGCAGCACCGATTCCAGCACCACGTCGTCGACGCCGCAGAACAGCAGGTAGCGGTCGCCGGTCAGGTTGGCGATGTCGACCAGCCGGCGCGGGTCCTCGGAGGATTCCTTGATCGCCGCGACCGTGGGCTCCGCCGCCAGCTCGACGAACATCTCCGGGGTCACGTCGACCCCGTACGCGGGCGGGTTGTTGTAGATCATGATCGGCAGATCGGTGGCGGCCGCCACCGTGCGGAAATGGGCCAGGGTCTCGCGCGGATCGCTCTTGTAGACCATGGCCGGCAGCACCATCAGGCCGGCGCAGCCGGCGGCCTGCGCCGCCTTCGCGTGGGCAACCGCCTGCGCGGTGGTGTACTCGGAGATGCCGGACAGCACCGGAACGCGGCCGTCCGCGGCGGCCACCGCCGTCTCCAGCACCAGCACCTTTTCGTCCGGACTCAGCGAAGTGTTCTCGCCGAGCGTGCCGAGCATGATCAGGCCGTGGCAACCCGCCGCCAGCAGCCGCTCCAGGTGTGCCGCGGTGGCCTCGGGGTCGACGCTCAGGTCATCCCGGAACTGGGTCATCACGGCGGGATAGACGCCGCTCCAGGGGGGGCGCAGCGGAGTCACGACGCCTGCCCCGAGCGCTCCGGCTGGCGGGCGACGCGCGTGCGTGGACCGTCACGGTCGCCGATGTCGCGGAGCGACCAGACACATGCACGCGGACGCGCCGACCCGTGGATGCTGCCCGGTCGCCACAAGTGGCCGCCCGGCTCGACCACGGATGCCGCCACCGGGCTCGGCGCGAGGCGAACGAGCGGTGCTGCGTTCCGGTGGGCGGCAACGCGACTGCGATCGACGGGTGAGTTGGTGTTCATGCGATCTCCTGTACGGGGGTGCCGAGCACGTCCCGGCGCGGTTCGACGCCGAGTCCCGGCCCGGTGGGCGCCGCCATCGTACCGTGCTCGCGGCGCGGGGCGCCGGCCGCCGTGCTCACCGTCACGTAGCTGTTGAAGTCGGTAGCTGCGAAGCGTAGCTCCGGCGGCGTGCTGTGCGCCAGGTGGGCGATGGCCGCGGTGATGATGTCGCCGCCCCAACTGTCCTCGATGATCATCGGGATGCCCAGCGCCACGCACACGTCGCGGATCAACCGCGCGCGGGTGAGGCCGCCGAACTTGCTGATCTTGACGTTGATGGCGTCCACGGCGCCGTCGGCCGCGGCGCGCTGCAGGGTGCGCAGGTCCTGCATGGTCTCGTCCAGAATGAACGGCAGCGGAGTGGCGCGGCGCACGATGAGGCACTCGTCGTAGCTCGCGCACGGCTGCTCGATGTACACCGGCAGGTCTCGCACGGCGTGCGCAACCTGCAGCGCCTGGTGGCTGAGCCAGCCGGTGTTGGCATCGGCGATCAGCACGTCACCGGGTTCCAGCTTGCCGGCGACCGCGCGCACGCGCGCCACGTCTTCGTGCACCGGGCCGCCCACCTTGAGCTGGAAGCGGCGGTAGCCCTCCGCGCGGTAGCGGGCGACCGACTCGGCCATCTGCTCCGACGTGCCCTGCGAGATGGCCCGGTACAGCGCGATGCCCGCGCCGAAGCGGCCGCCGAGCAGGGTGCACACCGGCTGCCCGCCCGCCTTGCCGAGCAGGTCCCAGCACGCCATGTCCAGGGCCGACTTCACGTACGGATGGCCGGCCAGCGCCTGGTCCATGAGCCGGTTGACCACCGCCACCTGGCGCGGGTCGGCGCCCAGCAGCGCCGGCGCCACCTCGGCGATGCCGGCGCGGCAGCCGGCGGCGTAGGAAGGCAGGTAGACCGGCCCGAGCGGACACGCTTCGCCCCAGCCGGAGACGCCGGCGTCGGTGACCAGCTCCACGACGGTGGAGTCGAACACCGTCACCGACTTGCCGCCCGACCAGCGATAGCTGCCTTCGCGCAACGGCAGGTCGACCTGGAACACGTTGACCCCGGCAATCCTCATAGCGGTTCAGACTGCGGATGCTGCTATCCGGCCGCGGCGTCGATCGCGTCCACCACCCGCGCCGCGGTCATCGGCAGCGTGGTCACTCGCGCGCCGCAGGCATGGCGGATGGCGTTGGCCACCGCCGCGGCGGTGGCGATGACCGGCGGTTCACCGACGCCGCGGGCGCCGTACGGCCCATGATCCGACGGCACCTCCACCATCACCGCTTCCAGGTGGCGGGCCGACTGGGTGATGTTCGGTATCGCGTAATCCATCAGCGAGCCGGTAAGGAGCTGTCCGCCGTCGTCATACTCGATCGCTTCGTACAGTGCCCAACCGAGCCCCTGCATGGCTCCGCCCATGAGCTGGCCGCCGGCGGTGAGCGGGTTGATTGCCTTGCCCACGTCCTGCACCACCGCGAGGCGGTGCACTTCCACGGCGCCGGTCTCGTCGTCGACCTCCACCTCGGCGAGTTGCGCGCAGAACGCCGGCGAGCGCCCCACCGGGGCGGTGCGGCCGTTGCCCTTCACCGGTGCGTACCGGCTGCCGAATTGCATGGTCTTGGCGGCGATCTCCGCCAGCGGCAGCGCGGGCGCCGGCACGCCCTTCACGCGTACCGCGCCGTCGACGATCTCCAGGTCCGCCTCGTCGGCCTCGAACTCGTTGGCCGCGATGCGCAACGCCTGCTCGCGCGCGTCGCGTGCCGCGGCCGCCACTGCCGGGCCGACCGTGTAGAGGATCTTGCTGCCGCCGCTGGCGCCCGAGTAGTAGCCCGGCTCGGTGTCGGCGCTGACCACCCGCACCCGGTCCGGGTCGATGCCGAATACGTCGGCGGCGATCATCGCGAAGCTGGTGGTGGTGCCGGTGAGGTCTACCGATCCGACGTGCACGTGCAGCGTGCCGTCGCGGTGCATGGTGCAGGCGGCGGTGGCACCCTCGATGCCGCCCTGCCAGCCCCCGATCGCCACGCCCACGCCGCGGCCGGCCTTGCGCGCCGCCGCGCGGTCGCGCCAGATCGGATGCTGCCGGGCCCGTTTCAGTACTTGGTGCATGCCGATGTTGGGCCATGGCTGATCGTTGGCCATCGGCTCGCCGGGCCGGGAGGCGTTGCGCAGCCGCAGCTCGATCGGGTCGATGCCAAGTTCGCGCGCCAGCTCGTCGAGCGTGCTTTCGAGCGCGAACGCGAGTTGCGGGTTGCCCGGCGCCCGGTAGGCGCCGGTGGAGGGCTTGTGGGTGAGCACGGCGGCGCCGGAGAGGGCGAAGTTCGGGCACTGATACAGGCTGCCGGTGGTCATGGCCGCGGCCGAGTGCGGCGAGTTGGGGAAGCAGCCGCTGTCGAACTTGTAGTCGGCGGCGATGGCGGTGAGCTTGCCGTCCGCGTCGGCCGCCAGCTTGAGCGTCGCGCGCGAGGCGGGCGCGGGTGTCGCCGCCAGCAATTCCTCCTGCCTGGTCAGCACCAGCCGTAGCGGGGCGCCCACCGCGCGCGCGGCCAGGGCAACCAGCGGCTGGTACAGCATGAACTTGCCGCCGAAGCCGCCGCCCACCGGCATCGGCTTTACGTGCACGTCCGACTCGGGGAGGCCGAGCACGTCCGCCACCTCCTTGCGCACCGCGAACTGCGCCTGTGTGCAACTCCACACCGTGACGCCGTCCATCCCGGAGCCGGGGTCCACCTGAACGGCGTGCGGCTCCAGGTAGCTCTGGTGCACGATGGAGGTACGGTAGCTGCGCTCGACCACCGCATGCGCGGATGCGAACGCCGCCTCCGGATCGCCGCGCCGCATGCTCACCGGGTTGGCCAGGTTGCTGCGCTGCGGACCCGCCTGCTCGCCGGCCACGTCGAGGCCGTGAGCCGCGGCTTCATCGTCCTCGCCCGGCATACCCTCCGGCCACACCAGCGGCGCATCGTCGGCAATTGCCGCCTCCAGTTCGTTGGCCGCGGGCAGCGGGGTGTAGGAGACATCCACGGCCGGCGCCGCGTCCTCGGCGGCCGCCTCCGATTCGGCGACCACCAGCGCCACCGGCTGGCCCACGAACAGCACCCGCTCGCGCGCCAGCAGCAGGCGGGCGCGGCTGGTGGGCGCCAGCTCGGGCAGGTCGGCGGCGGTAAGTACGCGTACCACGCCGGGCATCGCTTCCGCGCTGGTGGCGTCGACGCCGTCGATGCGGGCGTGCGGATACGGGCTGGTGACAAACCGGGCGTGCAGAACGCCGGTGTGCGGCAGGTCGGCGGTGTAGCGCAACGCGCCGGTGACCCGGACTTTCCCGTCGATAAGCGGATGCGGCCGGCCGATCACGGACCCGGCCGCCGGAGTGGTAGCGGTTGACATGGCTGCCGCGCAGCATAGCCGGTTTCCCTCGCCAGCCACCAGAAGGCAGTCCAGCATCCAGCGGGAGCAGCGGGAGTGAATGCCGCAAGCATCGGCGAGCGTTGCCCCGATGGCGCGGCTGCCTCACCGGCTCGATGACTCGCCGTAAGTTGTTCGACGCTACCAGGTCCGCCGCGCCCGGCATCGGTGCTATGGCGGCGCGCGGTTTCCGGCTCGGAGCCTCTTCGTCCACTTCGTGGTGTTCAGCGGATCTGAGCGACGGCGCGGCGCAGCGGTTGCGCGTCGGGGCGCGCTTCGCGGCGCCTGCTGGTGTACACTCGCTGAGAATAGGCGCCGCCGCCCCGGCGCCGGCACACGGCTCAAGGAGACTCTTCATGCCTACCGCTCGCGGAACTTTCGAGGTCAACATCGAGGCCGAGCCGCCCTTTCTCGATCGGGACGGCATCAAGCTCAACCGGAACGTGGTCCGCAAGGAATTCTCCGGCGACTTGGTCGGCACCTCCGAGGCGCAGATGGTCGCGGCCCACACGGCCACTCCGGGCTCGGCCGGATACGTCGCCATCGAGCACTTCAGCGGCTCGGTCGGCGGCAAGTCCGGCTCGTTCGTGCTTCAGCACCACGGTCTCATGAACCGTGGCGAGGCTGCTTTGACGGTGACGAT encodes the following:
- a CDS encoding dihydrodipicolinate synthase family protein, with protein sequence MTPLRPPWSGVYPAVMTQFRDDLSVDPEATAAHLERLLAAGCHGLIMLGTLGENTSLSPDEKVLVLETAVAAADGRVPVLSGISEYTTAQAVAHAKAAQAAGCAGLMVLPAMVYKSDPRETLAHFRTVAAATDLPIMIYNNPPAYGVDVTPEMFVELAAEPTVAAIKESSEDPRRLVDIANLTGDRYLLFCGVDDVVLESVLLGAIGWVAGLVNAFPEEGVALFELAAAGRWEEARSIGSWFMPLLHLDTKPKLVQYIKLTMQLTGLGSERVRPPRLPLIGDERAMVERLVHDAIATRPSVPASRPDAMR
- a CDS encoding xanthine dehydrogenase family protein molybdopterin-binding subunit; translation: MSTATTPAAGSVIGRPHPLIDGKVRVTGALRYTADLPHTGVLHARFVTSPYPHARIDGVDATSAEAMPGVVRVLTAADLPELAPTSRARLLLARERVLFVGQPVALVVAESEAAAEDAAPAVDVSYTPLPAANELEAAIADDAPLVWPEGMPGEDDEAAAHGLDVAGEQAGPQRSNLANPVSMRRGDPEAAFASAHAVVERSYRTSIVHQSYLEPHAVQVDPGSGMDGVTVWSCTQAQFAVRKEVADVLGLPESDVHVKPMPVGGGFGGKFMLYQPLVALAARAVGAPLRLVLTRQEELLAATPAPASRATLKLAADADGKLTAIAADYKFDSGCFPNSPHSAAAMTTGSLYQCPNFALSGAAVLTHKPSTGAYRAPGNPQLAFALESTLDELARELGIDPIELRLRNASRPGEPMANDQPWPNIGMHQVLKRARQHPIWRDRAAARKAGRGVGVAIGGWQGGIEGATAACTMHRDGTLHVHVGSVDLTGTTTSFAMIAADVFGIDPDRVRVVSADTEPGYYSGASGGSKILYTVGPAVAAAARDAREQALRIAANEFEADEADLEIVDGAVRVKGVPAPALPLAEIAAKTMQFGSRYAPVKGNGRTAPVGRSPAFCAQLAEVEVDDETGAVEVHRLAVVQDVGKAINPLTAGGQLMGGAMQGLGWALYEAIEYDDGGQLLTGSLMDYAIPNITQSARHLEAVMVEVPSDHGPYGARGVGEPPVIATAAAVANAIRHACGARVTTLPMTAARVVDAIDAAAG
- a CDS encoding AAA family ATPase, which translates into the protein MAKFTNPFRPGAGHPPPYLAGRQAERAEFQRLLGQTTILENMVLTGLRGVGKTVLLDRFRPLAIEHGWIWVGTDLSESTSVSEDNMAIRLCTDLSPITSGVVMATEEVRNVGFEAGTREVQHTLGYEALMGLYHRTPGLALDKIKRVLEVAWSVLSAVSEIKGLIFAYDEAQNLSDQSAKEQYPLSLLLDCFQSLQRKGLPLMLVLTGLPTLFPKLVEARTFSERMFRVLFLQSLDKTESEEAIRRPIADSECPLRLDDDAVATIVGMSGGYPYFIQFICREVYDAFIQRLDRGEQASVPVVEIEQKLDTDFFAGRWARATDRQRELLSAIAQLDNCDEEFTVQEVVEASKRVLDKPFSSSHVNQMLVTLAAQGLVYKNRHGRYSFAVPLLGRFIRRQAQAA
- a CDS encoding aminotransferase class I/II-fold pyridoxal phosphate-dependent enzyme, which encodes MNSDAQKNGGPRPATSAIHAGEPAAGPGQPVVAPVVRSSTFYTPRPGEGGVSRYSRYGNNPNQESVAAKIAALEGTEAAFVLASGMAATAMTLLSAVEQGDHIVASRHLYGDTSVLLTDELPRRGIATTFVEPSDPAAWSAALRPRTRVVLIELPTNPTLKVFDIEPARRAADEAGAILAADVTFATPVNLRSSEHGVDAVIHSATKYLGGHSDLIAGAVAGSRELIAGVTRMMKLYGASIDPETAWLLERGIRTLPVRMERHNRSAQAMAEWFTGVPGVRQVVYPGLASHPDHACAARLLDGYGGMLAIVLDGGGPAADRFCAALKLAAVAPSLGGVETLVSQPRRTSHVGLSSAERAALGIDDGMIRISVGLEDLADLKTEFAAAAAAARAAG
- a CDS encoding DUF3224 domain-containing protein — encoded protein: MPTARGTFEVNIEAEPPFLDRDGIKLNRNVVRKEFSGDLVGTSEAQMVAAHTATPGSAGYVAIEHFSGSVGGKSGSFVLQHHGLMNRGEAALTVTIVPDSGTGELAGISGTLEIDSAAVGHSYVLEYRDR